The genome window CTGCATCAAAATCAATTACAGCATCAAAACCATTATTTCCTCGAATCCATGCATTTACAATATCTCTGGCTTCTTGTCGATAAGGCGCATCATAAAATGATTTTTCAAACGGTAGAATAGTACAGCCATACACTTTGATTCCCTTAGCGTGTGCTTTGTCGATCATCACTTTATAGGCAGCAATCAATTCCTGTGCTCTTACTGGAGATTCTTCAGCAGTTTTAATCCCTCCAATATCATTTATACCTTCAAGAATTACTAACCATTTTGTTCCAGCCTGAGAAAGTACATCTCTGTCAAATCGATTCAATGCTGTTGGACCTAATCCGCCTCTGACAACACAGTTTCCTCCAATTCCTAAGTTCAAAACTCCAATATGTTCTGTTCCTTTATTTTCTAATAAACGTCCAGAAAAAATATCAGTCCATCTGTTCTGTTTATTAGTTCCTGAACCTCGTCCATCAGTAATAGAATTCCCTAAGCAGACAATATTTGCCGATTTTTTAGGTGCAATAACATCCACTCCCATAATTGAATACCAATGGTCTGTCTTCACCGCACCCGAAAAAGCAGCATTGTTCAGATTATCTGCCTCCAAAATATAAGAGGTTGTTCGGGAACCTGGATGCCCGGATGTTTTTTGCGAAGCAGTCCCATAATGAATAGTTATCGCTAAAAGCTGGCCTGGCTGCAGCACAAAATCAAAAGCATCTGAAAACACTTCTTCCTGAGGGTTCATTGTTACTCCCGGATTTCCTTTGAAGCTGAGTGTCTTTTGCGTAGCTGCATCAATAGCCGGAGCATCAGCAACATTTGCAATACTTACCGATTTTAAAACAGTTGGCTGATCACTATATATATTTGAAAAGTGTAACCTCAGCTTTTTCCCTCCAATTGAAACCCTGATAATCTGCCTCAATGTATTTTCAGCCAAACCTGGAGCAGGCGGCATATTATTGGGTTCAACAAGCATTTGTGCCGTAGCCCAAGTTCCTACCCAATTTTGAGTATTGGATTTTTCAATTCCATTTACGGCTGTTTGACTGGATTTACATCCCTCCAAAATAATGAGGAGACTAAAAAACAAAACCCATTTGATATGTTGCTTTTTCATATTGAATCTAAAAATTATTTTGCATTATACTGATTTGAAACTGGTCCAAAATAACTGGGATACCTATTATTTGGGTTGATAACAATGTTGTCAATCACTACTTCTGGATCAATCATAAAGATTTTCAAGGTATGAATACCCGGTTCGCTTACTTCTAATGCTGTATCAAGCCACCTCATATTGTCAAAAATATCGCTTCGCCGTTCCTTACCACTGCCGTTCAAATAACAATCTCTGTTTAAAGGAGGAAGTGGTTTTAACACTTTTGAGTTCGCTAAATTACTTGGGGTATATTCTTTGAACTCATCAACCATACCTTTTCGAGCATCAATAATTTGGGGTGTTTGATTATCTAAAGCAACTGCAATTCTCAATCCACGAGTTGGATTAACATCCTGCACAGGAAGAATACCTAAAAAAACTTTTGCTTTTCCTTTTTCAGAAAGTAAGACTTTATATTCTAATCGAGGAGCTGTTTCTACAGTTGCACTTGGTGCATTTGTTGGATAAATTCCCATACTCGCTTCTGATCTTCCTAAATCTGATAAAGCAATCCATTTTGCATTCTTTCCTGGTATATTAGCATTGTATTTATTTGAAGGAATAGAAAATTCTCCCGTTAAACTCCCAAAATAAGGTTCGTTAATTTTTGGCTGATCTGCTTTTACAGCGTCAAGCTGAACAGATACTATATTATTTCCTTGACTAACTTCAATCACACCATCAAAAGTTCCATCGGCTAAAATATTCCAGTCTATATCTACCTGAATACGTGTTTCTTTTTCAACAACCCCTTTAGACTGACTTAATTTAATCCAAGGTTTATTTGCTTTAGCAACAAATTCAAATTTTCCAAGACCACGGTTAAATACGTCAATATAATAACTGGATTTAGCCAATCCGTCAAATACAGGCAATACTGCTTTATCAGTAGCATTCGGCCATGATAATTCAGATCCTTCTATAGCGACACCCATCGTTGGCTCAGCTAATGGAGTTATTTCTTTCATCTCAGGAAGTTGATTAGCTTTAGGCATAGACCACATTGTATACCCCATGTGAACGTCACTCATCATATTCTTCCACTTCCCTTTGGACATTGTATCATTGTAGTAATCACTCATTTTTTTATCTTCTTCAAAAAGATCCTGAGCACGTTTGTAAAAATCATTTGCACTTACTCTGCCTTGTTTTGCAAAAAGCCTGTTTTTATCGGCTGCCAGAAAGATTTCAGCAACGCCGGCCGAAGCTTTCGCTGGATACAATACTAATTGATAATAAGCATCTTGAGCATCTGAAGGAATTTCTGATTTTAATTTTTCTGCTTTATCAGTTACTTCCCTCCATAGTTTTAATACTCTATCCGATTCATGGTTATTGACAACGCTAAAAATATTAGCAACCTGTACTTCAGGTTTACGCCAAAGATTATATTTGGTATACTTTGAAACTATATCTGCAATCTCTTCAGCATGTTCGTTTCCAAAAATTCTCTTAGCCCAATCAACTGTATAATTCCAAGTTTTATCCGCTGGGATTCCATCTGGATTCCAGGCAAAACGCATAATAAAATCAATAGGAAGTTCTTTAGGCTTTAAGTCACCAACATTAACTATCCATAATTTATCAAGACCTGATTGATAAGCCAAATTAAATTGTTCTTGCAGTTTAGGAATTGTAGTAGTGTTAAGCCAACGATCATTCCAAGGACCTCCGTTCATATCAATATGATAGTACAATCCACCCCCTCCTATTCTATTCTTTTCCTTTTCTGGATAAGTACGTCGTATTTGTCCCCAGTTATTGTCACAGAATAAAAGAATAACATCATCTGGAACTGTCATGCCTGCATCGTAATAACGCTGCACTTCTGTAAATATAGCCCAAACTTGAGGGTGATTTTCAGGAGGATCATTATATACTTTTTGAATAATTCCTCTTTGCTTTTTTATAACATTCTGCAAAGTGTTAATGTTCTTTAAATCGTCACCTTCTCCCATTGCCACATCACCTTCGCCACGCATTCCAATGGTGATTAAGTTATCAAAATTTTTATTGCGTTCTAATCCATCGTAAAAAAATTGACTAATATTCTTTTCATTGGTTTCAAAGTTCCATTCCCCAATTTCTTTTTTTCTATCTGTATATTCTTTTTGCGAACGCATCATCGGTTCATGATGTGAAGTTCCCATCACAATGCCATATTCATCAGCAACTACGGGATTCAGCGGATCGTCTTCATTAAATGATTTTCCCCACATTGCTGGCCATAAATAATTGGCTTTCAAACGCAAAAGTAATTCAAACATAGTGGCATACATTTTGGAATTTATTCCTCCGTAATTTCCTCTTGCCCATTGTGCAAATGAAGGTTCCTCATCGTTGATAAATATGCCGCGGTATTTTACTTTTGGCGAATTTTGAATGTATGTTCCATGCTTAATGTAAAGTTCTTTTACTTTTTTAATTGGAACATCAGCCCAAAAATACCATGGAGAGACGCCAATTTTTTCCGAGATATCATAAATTCCATAAATAGTCCCCCGTTTATCACTGCCTGCTACTACTAACTGACCGTCTACTGTCTGAATTAAAAATGATTCCCACTGTCCTTTTATACCAGAAACATCAATTTTTTTAGCAGCTATTAATTTATCAATAATCTGGCTTTTACCGATAGTTCCTACCACAATAGAATTCTTTTCAGATTGTATGCTTTCAAAAACCTGAGAAGATTCCCCTGTTACTTTTCGGACATCATCTCCTAAATCTTTCGCAGCGCGGACAACTCCTTTCCAATCACTTGGATCAACATAAATAGAAGCTGATTTACCATTAGCCGCAATTGTAAAAGCATGTGTTTCCATTTGATGCAAAACATATTGTGGAGGTGTTTGCTGGACACTTTTTTTAATTGACTGACCAAATGTATTTGCCATTAAAAACAATACTGCTGATAACGTATAAAATTTCATTTTGAATTGAATCATAATTGATTATAAATAGATTTGAGACAGCCTATAAGCGAGACTTTAAATTAAAAATTACAGTATCAAAGACCCCAAAATCAAAATCCCTTCGGGGTCTGTAACTTAAAAACTGCATCTTCTCTTTACTGAGGCTGAGCATCATTAGCAGCAGTTGCATATAATCCTACCAATGCGCCTGTAAAACCTCCTGCAGCATTAGTTGACAGAATATCTCCTGAAACTGCTCCCCCTAAGTTTTTAAAATCAATACCATCAGTTGAATAGCTAAATTCATAACTGTCTCCTGTTGCTTTTACCTGCAGACGGATTGGTTTTTTGATGTCAATTTTTGTACTTGCAATAATTTTAGACTCCCCTTTTTCTGTTCTTTCTAACAATATATAAGTATCATTTCCTTTTTTGGTGATACCAAAAACATAATTAAACTTCTCATTTTGCAGACATGTAATACCTGCCAAATCTTTTTCGGAAGCTGGTTTGTAATCAATTGTTGTGGCAAAAGTGAAACTATTGTGCTGCTGTCTGTAAAAAAGCGTCGAAGTAGGTTTCACTTCTTTAATGTTTACTTCAAATGGATTAATCTGCAGTCCTTTTTTAGTTACTGAAATAAAATTTTCGCGCGGCCCTCTTAATCCTATCCATCTGTAATCTAATTTATTGGAAGTAAAATTTTCTTCGAAAGTAAAATTTCCATTAGGAAAAAATCCATCCTTTCCGGTTTTATTTTCAGCTCCGTTTGGCGTTTTTAATTTTGGTTCCATTGGAACTAATCCGTTTTCAAAAACAGGAAACGTTCCAGACCAGTCTACAGGAAGCATAAACGTTTCACGTCCTGCATTTACTCTGTCTTTTTCATTAGGGCGTATTCCTAAAAACACTCCGTAATATTTATTATCCGGTCCTAATACTAAATCAGCATGTCCTGCCCAATCCACTTTATTGGCTCTGTCTTTTGGAAAATATCTTTGTGTTAGGATGGGATTGTTTGATGATGGTTTAAAAGGACCTTTTGGACTGTCACTGATGAAAATCACCTCACTATGATTCCCTCCTGTACCACCTTCGGCACACATTAAATAATAACGTCCGTCTTTTTTATACAAATGCGGCGCTTCAATCCAAATAGGTTTTTTAGAAAGATCTACTCCTCCGTCAACAATAATTTTATCAGTACCTGGAATTACTTTGTCAGCTGCAGTATCATATTCCCATACTTTAATTACGCGGTGACCAATATAAAGTTCTTTGCCTTTATCCGGAGCATCATTGTGAACGATATAACCTTTTCCATTATCATCAAAAAAAATACATGGATCAATTCCTCCAAAATCTAGTTTAATTGGGCTTCCCCAGCCTTTCATCGGGTCTTTGGTTTTTACTATTATATTTCCCATATTCCCTGTAAAAGCCGTAACAATCATATAAAAAGTATCATTATGCGGATTGTAAGTTATCCCCGGAGCGTAGACTCCTGCACTGATACCCGTATCGTGCGGATTAAATTCGTTTACATTATTCAAAACCCCGCCCAAATCAGTCCAGTTTACTAAATCTTTAGAATGAAAAATAGGTACGCCGGGAAACATTGCAAATGATGAACAAACCATATAATAATCATCCCCTTTTCTGGTAATTGCCGGATCCGGATAACACCCCTGCAGCACCGGGGTATAAAACTCCCCTGCTTTTAATGGATTTTTTTTATATAACTGATCGTCACCCTGATAAACCACTTTGGAAAACACTGGTGGATTTTTTGCTGTTTTACCTTTGAGCTTGTCTTTATCACCAATATTTGTGAAGGAAAACAAGCCCATCATTAATGATGAAAATAAAACGATTTGTATCTTTTTCATTTCTAACTATTTATTTATTATTTATTAATTTTATTCTTTTCTAACTTTAGTTTGTACTGCTATTCAAATTTGATCCAATCAATTTCAATTTGATTATCACCTTTCGACAAAACAATCAAATTTTGAATACCGGATTCCATTGTCAATACTGGCGATTTTATTTCTGCCCAATTACTGCCTTTGGAAACAGTTACTTCAGCGATAATCGTTTGTTTTTTTTCTTTCGAAGCTATCTGCAGAACCCCGCCTTTTTCTGAAGAAACTTTTACAGTCACCGATTTTAATTTTTTCTGACCAAAATCAACATTATTGTACTGTATCCATCCTCCTGACTGATTGAAGGAAGTTTTCCATCCTTTAAAGGAATTTTGACTCTCTAAAAATGAAATTGAAACTCCTTTATCGCTTATTTCAAAATATCGGTCAATTTGAATTTGATCCGTTGCTTTGGTGA of Flavobacterium marginilacus contains these proteins:
- a CDS encoding SGNH/GDSL hydrolase family protein, with the translated sequence MKKQHIKWVLFFSLLIILEGCKSSQTAVNGIEKSNTQNWVGTWATAQMLVEPNNMPPAPGLAENTLRQIIRVSIGGKKLRLHFSNIYSDQPTVLKSVSIANVADAPAIDAATQKTLSFKGNPGVTMNPQEEVFSDAFDFVLQPGQLLAITIHYGTASQKTSGHPGSRTTSYILEADNLNNAAFSGAVKTDHWYSIMGVDVIAPKKSANIVCLGNSITDGRGSGTNKQNRWTDIFSGRLLENKGTEHIGVLNLGIGGNCVVRGGLGPTALNRFDRDVLSQAGTKWLVILEGINDIGGIKTAEESPVRAQELIAAYKVMIDKAHAKGIKVYGCTILPFEKSFYDAPYRQEARDIVNAWIRGNNGFDAVIDFDAAMASEPGSKTILPNMHDKDFLHPNELGYKRMGEAIDLGLFK
- a CDS encoding glycosyl hydrolase 115 family protein is translated as MKFYTLSAVLFLMANTFGQSIKKSVQQTPPQYVLHQMETHAFTIAANGKSASIYVDPSDWKGVVRAAKDLGDDVRKVTGESSQVFESIQSEKNSIVVGTIGKSQIIDKLIAAKKIDVSGIKGQWESFLIQTVDGQLVVAGSDKRGTIYGIYDISEKIGVSPWYFWADVPIKKVKELYIKHGTYIQNSPKVKYRGIFINDEEPSFAQWARGNYGGINSKMYATMFELLLRLKANYLWPAMWGKSFNEDDPLNPVVADEYGIVMGTSHHEPMMRSQKEYTDRKKEIGEWNFETNEKNISQFFYDGLERNKNFDNLITIGMRGEGDVAMGEGDDLKNINTLQNVIKKQRGIIQKVYNDPPENHPQVWAIFTEVQRYYDAGMTVPDDVILLFCDNNWGQIRRTYPEKEKNRIGGGGLYYHIDMNGGPWNDRWLNTTTIPKLQEQFNLAYQSGLDKLWIVNVGDLKPKELPIDFIMRFAWNPDGIPADKTWNYTVDWAKRIFGNEHAEEIADIVSKYTKYNLWRKPEVQVANIFSVVNNHESDRVLKLWREVTDKAEKLKSEIPSDAQDAYYQLVLYPAKASAGVAEIFLAADKNRLFAKQGRVSANDFYKRAQDLFEEDKKMSDYYNDTMSKGKWKNMMSDVHMGYTMWSMPKANQLPEMKEITPLAEPTMGVAIEGSELSWPNATDKAVLPVFDGLAKSSYYIDVFNRGLGKFEFVAKANKPWIKLSQSKGVVEKETRIQVDIDWNILADGTFDGVIEVSQGNNIVSVQLDAVKADQPKINEPYFGSLTGEFSIPSNKYNANIPGKNAKWIALSDLGRSEASMGIYPTNAPSATVETAPRLEYKVLLSEKGKAKVFLGILPVQDVNPTRGLRIAVALDNQTPQIIDARKGMVDEFKEYTPSNLANSKVLKPLPPLNRDCYLNGSGKERRSDIFDNMRWLDTALEVSEPGIHTLKIFMIDPEVVIDNIVINPNNRYPSYFGPVSNQYNAK
- a CDS encoding glycoside hydrolase family 43 protein; this encodes MKKIQIVLFSSLMMGLFSFTNIGDKDKLKGKTAKNPPVFSKVVYQGDDQLYKKNPLKAGEFYTPVLQGCYPDPAITRKGDDYYMVCSSFAMFPGVPIFHSKDLVNWTDLGGVLNNVNEFNPHDTGISAGVYAPGITYNPHNDTFYMIVTAFTGNMGNIIVKTKDPMKGWGSPIKLDFGGIDPCIFFDDNGKGYIVHNDAPDKGKELYIGHRVIKVWEYDTAADKVIPGTDKIIVDGGVDLSKKPIWIEAPHLYKKDGRYYLMCAEGGTGGNHSEVIFISDSPKGPFKPSSNNPILTQRYFPKDRANKVDWAGHADLVLGPDNKYYGVFLGIRPNEKDRVNAGRETFMLPVDWSGTFPVFENGLVPMEPKLKTPNGAENKTGKDGFFPNGNFTFEENFTSNKLDYRWIGLRGPRENFISVTKKGLQINPFEVNIKEVKPTSTLFYRQQHNSFTFATTIDYKPASEKDLAGITCLQNEKFNYVFGITKKGNDTYILLERTEKGESKIIASTKIDIKKPIRLQVKATGDSYEFSYSTDGIDFKNLGGAVSGDILSTNAAGGFTGALVGLYATAANDAQPQ